In Pseudomonas sp. MM213, a genomic segment contains:
- a CDS encoding Pr6Pr family membrane protein yields the protein MQPAVRRRFVAVAAVLGWAGLSIQLYLIFYSRWMLGASLLGGLVSFFSYFTVLSNTLVATVLTCALTSRESAARRWFLQPWVSGGVAVSIAVVGLAYNILLRHLWHPEGWQWLADELMHDVMPLLFLAWWWLCVPKGTLRLRHIALWVIYPLLYFAYALLRGHLLAVYPYPFIDVDKLGYPQVFVNAGGLLAGFVVIALLVIALDRWRRYA from the coding sequence ATGCAACCTGCCGTGCGCCGTCGTTTTGTGGCCGTGGCTGCTGTCCTCGGCTGGGCGGGATTGAGCATTCAGCTGTACCTGATTTTCTATTCGCGCTGGATGCTGGGCGCCAGTCTGCTGGGCGGGCTGGTGAGTTTTTTCAGCTACTTCACCGTGCTCAGCAACACGCTGGTGGCGACCGTGCTGACCTGCGCACTGACGTCCCGCGAGTCGGCCGCGCGCCGCTGGTTTTTGCAGCCGTGGGTGAGCGGCGGGGTTGCCGTGAGCATCGCCGTGGTCGGCCTTGCCTACAACATTCTGTTGCGTCATCTGTGGCATCCCGAAGGCTGGCAATGGCTGGCCGATGAGCTGATGCACGACGTCATGCCGTTGCTGTTTCTGGCCTGGTGGTGGTTGTGTGTGCCCAAAGGCACCCTGCGTCTGCGGCACATTGCGTTGTGGGTGATTTACCCGTTGCTGTACTTCGCGTATGCGCTGTTGCGCGGGCATCTGCTGGCGGTTTATCCCTATCCGTTCATTGATGTCGACAAGCTGGGTTATCCACAGGTGTTTGTGAATGCAGGCGGATTGTTGGCGGGGTTTGTGGTGATTGCGTTGTTGGTGATCGCGCTGGATCGGTGGCGGCGATACGCCTGA
- a CDS encoding NEL-type E3 ubiquitin ligase domain-containing protein, whose product MKIQRQTREAIERIRTGQPLDPASWWFEPLATYLDGWPVDKALKVYEDADMTGRFRQYGNPEVSEAQTLSTSQSQLMSEQFAPRLVEFLGEEELQAMLGRSTAKSEQVQALRNRLADEANRLNADIVNQLYQGAEASDDPQVRLIRQTFPELPTRAAQTLLNSSDAADLMRMNQEQRLPLNLKSRAREAAFEARTNHAYEGFHDGAQWVAQTESLVLNALRIHTDTFAQLRIEVREGNDAGPLRGSVGAHDAATVRVLVKDEANRFEVWDADNHKLHDAADFFEAVLTALPKNKQAQLGYRPGQGAFFKQWVMAKTETPAERRTALAAPPIRPMANHEDMMLLRGPGFSTTAATLTDRVQDLYPHFNEREVDTFVRSLGSQEQGHQTLTRLDRERYDLRKLLNRWQYQQPDTWGADRQGFVRGGGLHIAERLIDCFSRKPTVFGERSTMVDGGYALDLSVEFDVPDLERWWKELPPDIKHYVDQISTLNLDRSNVSENASGLLGDFPHLRQLSARSCGLTRLPATIGKMHYLRTLRLMNNDITLTPSAVEQLRNLTHLETIRLDDNKQLGMLPNVGRMPKLRILSLSNTGATTWPDGLFGPFSKRRPRGFFLDLQENPISVIPTVVPGSEEAFLVARTRLFPKSLSQENLITFKAYRRSVGFAPDQIYAEAAADAMHQWPTKDDSVWWSAEVGGLGTFREDAWHDLMTEPGSEDFFALIEKQTRSADYRAGGELRQQLSSRVWRMVEAIDLDTPLRNELFEMAKAPTTCADAGAQVFNHMGIKVLASEAYALSTSNAVLENRLVNLAKGAARLARVDDIARADFGGREGTPDEVEVYLAYETGLAQRLGLPWQSESMLHRPLAGVSAKTLDTAFDTVMAMEAGDGLINDMIDQPFWEKYLQDTYPNEFRRNSRLFDAKSDLMGELREVQHTWANSKGLEIALRRALKLRLQDLARRLNVDDRVVLIDEDMSDEVYSGLLDDMGYERKELSRQLTRAALQRAAEQ is encoded by the coding sequence TTGAAAATCCAGCGCCAGACCCGCGAGGCCATTGAACGGATTCGAACCGGTCAACCTCTGGACCCTGCCTCCTGGTGGTTTGAACCCCTGGCGACTTACCTGGACGGCTGGCCTGTGGATAAAGCCCTGAAGGTTTACGAAGACGCCGACATGACGGGGCGCTTTCGCCAGTACGGCAATCCCGAGGTGAGCGAGGCGCAGACGCTTTCCACCAGCCAGTCGCAGCTCATGAGCGAGCAGTTTGCGCCGAGGCTTGTCGAGTTCCTCGGCGAAGAAGAGCTGCAAGCGATGCTCGGTCGGTCAACCGCCAAAAGTGAACAGGTACAAGCCCTGCGCAATCGACTGGCGGACGAAGCCAATCGACTGAACGCAGACATCGTCAATCAGCTTTACCAAGGTGCGGAAGCGTCCGACGACCCACAGGTCCGACTCATTCGCCAGACATTCCCCGAGCTGCCGACCCGCGCGGCACAGACGCTGCTGAACAGTTCCGACGCGGCCGACCTCATGCGCATGAATCAGGAGCAACGCCTGCCGTTGAACCTCAAGAGCCGCGCCCGTGAAGCCGCCTTCGAAGCCCGAACCAACCATGCGTATGAGGGGTTTCATGACGGCGCGCAGTGGGTGGCGCAAACCGAAAGCCTGGTGCTGAATGCACTGAGGATTCATACCGACACCTTCGCGCAACTGCGTATCGAGGTGCGTGAAGGCAACGATGCCGGACCACTGCGCGGCAGCGTGGGGGCACACGATGCGGCGACGGTGCGGGTGCTGGTCAAGGATGAGGCCAACCGGTTCGAAGTCTGGGACGCCGACAATCACAAACTGCACGACGCCGCTGATTTTTTCGAAGCCGTGCTCACGGCGTTGCCGAAAAACAAACAGGCGCAGTTGGGCTATCGGCCAGGCCAAGGGGCGTTTTTCAAGCAATGGGTCATGGCCAAGACCGAGACCCCGGCCGAACGCCGCACCGCGCTCGCCGCACCACCGATCCGCCCGATGGCGAACCACGAAGACATGATGTTGCTCCGCGGCCCCGGCTTCTCCACCACCGCCGCCACGCTCACCGACCGGGTGCAGGATTTGTACCCGCACTTCAACGAACGAGAGGTCGACACCTTCGTTCGATCCCTGGGTTCGCAAGAGCAAGGGCATCAGACACTGACGAGGCTTGACCGAGAGCGGTATGACCTGCGCAAGTTGCTCAACCGGTGGCAATATCAGCAACCCGATACGTGGGGGGCCGACCGACAGGGGTTCGTGCGCGGTGGCGGGCTGCACATTGCCGAGCGGCTTATCGATTGTTTCTCAAGAAAACCCACCGTGTTCGGTGAGCGCAGCACCATGGTCGACGGCGGTTATGCGCTGGACCTGTCGGTAGAGTTCGATGTGCCCGACCTCGAGCGCTGGTGGAAGGAACTGCCGCCGGATATCAAACACTACGTCGATCAGATCAGCACGCTGAATTTGGACCGCTCGAACGTCTCCGAAAACGCCTCTGGCCTGTTGGGCGACTTCCCTCATCTGCGGCAACTGAGCGCCCGCAGTTGCGGGTTGACGCGACTCCCCGCCACCATCGGCAAGATGCATTACCTGCGAACGTTGCGGCTGATGAACAATGACATCACGTTAACGCCATCGGCCGTCGAGCAACTGCGAAACCTGACCCACCTGGAAACGATCAGGCTCGATGACAATAAGCAACTGGGCATGCTTCCGAACGTCGGGCGCATGCCCAAACTGAGAATCCTGAGTTTGAGCAACACAGGGGCAACCACCTGGCCCGATGGGCTGTTCGGGCCCTTCAGCAAACGTCGACCGCGGGGCTTCTTTCTGGATTTGCAGGAGAACCCGATCAGCGTCATTCCAACTGTCGTGCCTGGCTCGGAGGAGGCCTTCCTCGTGGCGCGGACCCGCTTGTTTCCAAAGAGTCTTTCGCAGGAAAACCTGATCACGTTCAAAGCCTATCGACGTTCGGTCGGCTTCGCACCCGACCAGATCTATGCCGAGGCTGCCGCTGACGCGATGCACCAATGGCCGACGAAGGATGACTCTGTGTGGTGGAGTGCCGAGGTCGGGGGGCTGGGCACTTTCCGCGAGGACGCCTGGCACGATTTGATGACCGAACCTGGCTCCGAAGATTTTTTTGCCTTGATCGAGAAACAGACACGCTCCGCCGATTACCGGGCCGGCGGTGAACTGCGCCAACAGCTCAGCAGTCGGGTCTGGCGCATGGTCGAAGCCATTGACCTGGACACTCCGTTACGCAACGAACTGTTCGAAATGGCCAAGGCGCCCACCACCTGCGCCGATGCCGGGGCGCAGGTGTTCAACCACATGGGCATCAAGGTGCTCGCCTCCGAAGCCTATGCCTTGTCGACGTCCAACGCCGTCCTTGAAAACAGACTGGTGAACCTGGCAAAAGGCGCCGCTCGCCTCGCACGCGTGGATGACATTGCCCGTGCCGATTTCGGCGGCCGTGAGGGCACTCCCGATGAGGTGGAGGTTTACCTCGCCTACGAAACCGGCCTGGCTCAACGCCTCGGTTTGCCGTGGCAATCGGAGTCGATGCTGCATCGTCCCTTGGCCGGCGTGAGCGCCAAAACCCTCGACACCGCCTTCGATACGGTGATGGCGATGGAGGCAGGCGATGGCTTGATAAACGATATGATCGACCAGCCGTTCTGGGAGAAATACTTGCAGGACACTTACCCGAACGAATTCCGGCGCAATAGCCGACTGTTCGACGCCAAGAGCGACCTGATGGGTGAGTTACGTGAAGTACAACATACCTGGGCCAACTCGAAAGGCCTGGAGATTGCACTGCGACGCGCCCTCAAACTGCGCCTGCAAGACCTCGCCCGGCGACTGAATGTCGATGACCGTGTGGTACTCATCGATGAAGACATGTCCGATGAGGTCTACAGCGGATTGCTTGACGACATGGGCTACGAAAGAAAAGAGCTGAGCAGACAACTGACCCGCGCAGCGCTACAAAGAGCTGCAGAGCAATAA
- a CDS encoding CS1 type fimbrial major subunit, protein MFKKLMVLMVSAVACHSAFAAREVHHFDVFVTIPSQAFYVIPADSGWIHREQQLPWNLATSTLGGLRKYFDVKNEAGSIEARLEGRPYLSNGTPAHDIGLRVLFNGKLLSELESSEVVSMSEAAPGKRVLLEIAPVPPVDGIYKPGSYFGSVNLLFNAVLPGA, encoded by the coding sequence ATGTTCAAAAAACTGATGGTTCTGATGGTGTCGGCAGTGGCCTGCCATTCAGCGTTTGCTGCCCGCGAAGTGCACCACTTCGACGTGTTCGTGACGATTCCAAGCCAGGCGTTCTATGTCATTCCCGCAGACTCAGGCTGGATTCATCGCGAACAGCAATTGCCGTGGAATCTGGCGACCTCGACCCTGGGCGGCTTGCGCAAGTATTTCGATGTGAAGAATGAAGCCGGCTCCATCGAAGCCCGGCTTGAGGGCCGGCCTTACCTGTCCAACGGGACGCCGGCCCATGACATTGGTTTGCGTGTGCTGTTCAACGGCAAGTTATTGAGTGAGCTGGAGAGTAGCGAGGTGGTGTCGATGAGCGAGGCCGCGCCGGGTAAACGTGTGTTGCTGGAGATCGCGCCGGTGCCGCCTGTCGATGGGATTTATAAACCGGGCAGTTATTTCGGCAGCGTCAATTTGCTTTTCAACGCAGTGTTGCCGGGGGCATAG
- a CDS encoding VF530 family DNA-binding protein, which translates to MTEQNNNPLHGVTLEQILNALVEHYEWSGLAERIDIRCFKSDPSIKSSLTFLRKTPWAREKVERLYVKLMRTKRPL; encoded by the coding sequence ATGACCGAACAGAACAACAACCCGCTGCACGGCGTGACACTGGAGCAGATCCTCAACGCGCTGGTTGAACATTACGAATGGTCGGGGCTGGCCGAGCGCATCGATATCCGCTGCTTCAAGAGTGATCCGAGCATCAAGTCGAGCCTGACCTTCCTGCGCAAGACCCCGTGGGCGCGGGAGAAGGTCGAACGCTTGTACGTCAAGTTGATGCGTACCAAGCGACCGCTCTGA
- a CDS encoding siderophore-interacting protein — protein sequence MTEVIEHTIHRVMHEIKRRRLQVLRVVDLTPRMRRITLGGPELAGFISLGTDDHVKLLFPQNAAEQAALETLVLGAGKDNGPMPAMRDYTPRRYDLDTLELDIDFVLHGDGPASTWAEQAKPGQFLHIGGPRGSMIVPDMFDSYLLIGDETAIPAIARRLEGLAANRQALVIIEVENGAEQQKLESPAHVNVIWVLREGGKNNLLTTVKQLQVPSGNLYAWVATETKVSRQIRRVLLDEHGLNEQFVKAVGYWRLDDTDEE from the coding sequence ATGACTGAAGTGATCGAGCACACCATTCACCGCGTGATGCATGAAATCAAACGCCGTCGCCTGCAAGTGTTGCGCGTGGTTGACCTGACCCCGCGCATGCGCCGGATTACCCTGGGTGGGCCTGAGCTGGCAGGTTTCATCAGCCTCGGCACAGACGACCACGTCAAACTGCTGTTCCCGCAGAACGCGGCAGAACAAGCGGCGCTGGAGACCCTGGTGCTCGGTGCCGGTAAGGACAACGGCCCGATGCCGGCGATGCGCGACTACACGCCGCGTCGCTACGACCTCGACACGCTGGAACTGGACATCGATTTCGTGTTGCACGGCGACGGCCCTGCTTCGACCTGGGCGGAACAGGCCAAACCGGGACAGTTCCTGCACATTGGCGGGCCACGGGGATCGATGATCGTGCCGGACATGTTCGACAGCTATTTGCTGATTGGTGACGAGACGGCAATCCCCGCGATTGCGCGACGGCTGGAGGGTTTGGCGGCCAATCGCCAGGCACTGGTGATCATTGAAGTGGAGAACGGCGCGGAACAGCAAAAGCTCGAAAGCCCGGCGCACGTCAATGTGATCTGGGTGTTGCGCGAAGGTGGCAAGAACAACTTGCTGACCACCGTGAAACAGCTGCAAGTGCCCAGCGGCAATCTATACGCGTGGGTGGCGACCGAGACCAAAGTGTCGCGGCAGATTCGTCGGGTGCTGCTGGACGAGCATGGGTTGAACGAGCAGTTCGTCAAAGCCGTCGGCTATTGGCGCCTGGACGACACCGACGAGGAATAA
- a CDS encoding PadR family transcriptional regulator: MRDHHSPHREHGDGRDGFEKRPGRERGGRGPRVFAPGDLKLLLLALIAEQPCHGYDLIRQIEGMFDGAYSPSPGVIYPTLTFLEESEMIQGDAEGGKKRYSVTDAGRLSLSEQAVALDGVRMRIDVSKRSLRGHDRPPEIHEAVHNLRHALQLHHGRWSAEEIIRVAALLNNTAKAIVDGPLVQPAQEKTE; encoded by the coding sequence ATGAGAGACCATCATTCCCCCCACCGCGAACACGGTGACGGCCGCGACGGCTTCGAGAAACGCCCCGGCCGCGAACGCGGCGGTCGCGGCCCACGGGTGTTTGCCCCCGGCGATCTGAAATTGCTGCTGCTGGCGCTCATCGCCGAACAGCCCTGCCATGGCTACGACTTGATCCGCCAGATCGAAGGCATGTTCGACGGCGCCTACAGCCCCAGCCCCGGCGTGATCTACCCGACCCTGACCTTTCTGGAAGAAAGCGAAATGATCCAGGGCGATGCCGAAGGCGGAAAAAAACGCTACAGCGTGACCGACGCCGGTCGTCTGTCTTTAAGTGAGCAAGCGGTTGCCCTGGACGGCGTGCGGATGCGCATCGATGTCAGCAAGCGCTCATTGCGCGGCCATGACCGTCCGCCCGAGATCCACGAAGCGGTGCATAACCTGCGTCACGCGTTGCAACTGCACCACGGTCGCTGGAGCGCAGAAGAAATCATTCGGGTCGCCGCCCTGCTCAACAACACCGCCAAAGCCATCGTCGACGGCCCCTTGGTTCAACCCGCTCAGGAGAAAACTGAATGA
- a CDS encoding molecular chaperone produces the protein MKRRLALIGFCLFTQTAHAGPSINIGTVYDYLDGDKSTYLKRVFNGGDSTAFVKVNILEILYDADGKSQEVPLKSSADGSARDGLMASPARLIVPASGMQGTRLLYMGERDRERYFRVRFVPVVPEKEDEFAVSGEEREEYKKTLSAGVTVLAGYGAVFFVRPKDTRYASVIENSATDYRIRNDGNTVVVIDEFKDCAVKNEQDCMPTTKHHILAGRSFQFEKQAGREYRFTLVEGESSKKLDVKG, from the coding sequence ATGAAACGTCGGTTGGCACTGATTGGTTTTTGTTTGTTCACGCAGACGGCACACGCCGGGCCGAGCATCAATATCGGCACGGTTTACGATTACCTGGACGGCGATAAAAGTACCTATTTGAAGCGCGTCTTCAATGGCGGCGACAGCACTGCGTTCGTCAAGGTCAACATCCTGGAAATCCTTTACGACGCCGACGGCAAGTCGCAGGAAGTGCCGCTCAAATCCAGTGCCGACGGCAGCGCCCGGGACGGCTTGATGGCCAGCCCGGCGCGGCTGATCGTGCCTGCCAGTGGCATGCAAGGTACGCGGTTGCTGTACATGGGCGAGCGTGACCGCGAGCGCTATTTCCGCGTGCGTTTCGTGCCGGTGGTGCCCGAGAAGGAAGACGAGTTCGCAGTCTCCGGCGAAGAGCGTGAGGAATACAAGAAAACCCTCTCCGCTGGCGTCACGGTGCTGGCCGGGTATGGCGCGGTGTTTTTCGTCCGGCCCAAGGACACGCGTTACGCCAGCGTGATCGAGAACAGCGCGACGGATTACCGCATTCGCAACGACGGCAACACCGTGGTGGTGATCGATGAGTTCAAGGATTGCGCGGTCAAGAACGAGCAGGACTGTATGCCGACCACCAAGCATCACATCCTCGCGGGCCGCAGTTTTCAGTTCGAGAAACAGGCCGGTCGCGAATACCGCTTCACACTGGTTGAAGGCGAGAGCAGCAAGAAGCTCGATGTGAAGGGCTGA
- a CDS encoding CS1-pili formation C-terminal domain-containing protein has protein sequence MFPMTPIATALALCFCATALAAPADNGHTPRSLLAQAKGLPSEFEEHFFDVPLAVRVELDQQFLGEAMVVLTRDDRITLVDFTDVSDSTIKASERDTWSDYLKQGVALGNCEAKCPESLLAVHYSLENSLVSILTENAERDDQVQRYYNQPEGGSTGLIVRNQLNLNGGQNQDLGGRYGLEASSSLGNWTQAVNLQLSRLGGVDNQTYHAVHELYTQRELEGSFVRLGYFTPTSEGLTRQPRSFGASPDTALGVMYGSSDSLAINQPTPAVYPIYVTANRQGSVEIYRNGLLINTQAMPAGLQTLDTRPLPGGIYEVEVRLIEDGQITSSTQELVYKPNNWRNHDEQWRYNLFAGRESKFLSNWDDQNDGDMTAGAAFNFLLHPRVILGLSGRQVRDSLQYGTSVDWAVVNNASVYANVYKTEDHGTGFDVQGLYSYGSGSIVASHNRSWLDTTRLYDTLPDGTRVRQRNVFIGQTSNSSLSLNHRLTSKSSVNARVSHSEGNTEGVGVDLGWSQRGRLFGSDANWRLSLFDRPGSFSSGNDRNRGVDLSVNIALGGPGEQISGSIGTRTDRDGGRDNNASVTYRKDLQDHLLQSVSATAITDTYGIGMNAMATMQSERVNADGFIQRSSFNNDFTGGLNLDSTVAVGGQKMVVTSQYHRNGAGMIIDVESDIDDIALRADDLSGGSAVLRPGRNFVPITAYKSSSVSFDFEGNHVPAATIQPARSSYHLNKGGVEYRQVRVMKTLTVLGRLVDYQGSPLKGHHIINHASRGVSEVDGFFSMEMNAGSPTLEVRHGNQLLCQFRLDPSRGRTENNVLMIGDLRCTPDTLADAATGTPTAG, from the coding sequence ATGTTCCCGATGACTCCCATCGCGACGGCGCTTGCCTTGTGTTTTTGCGCAACTGCCTTGGCCGCGCCAGCGGATAACGGCCATACACCTCGAAGTTTGCTGGCGCAGGCCAAGGGTTTGCCGAGCGAATTCGAAGAACACTTCTTCGATGTACCGTTGGCGGTGCGCGTGGAACTTGATCAACAATTTCTGGGGGAGGCGATGGTCGTGTTAACCCGCGACGACCGCATCACCCTCGTTGACTTCACCGATGTCAGCGACAGCACGATCAAAGCCAGTGAACGCGACACCTGGTCTGACTATTTGAAGCAAGGCGTGGCGCTGGGCAACTGCGAGGCGAAATGCCCCGAGTCGCTATTGGCCGTGCACTACAGCCTGGAAAACTCGCTGGTGTCGATCCTCACGGAAAACGCCGAGCGCGACGATCAGGTCCAGCGTTATTACAACCAGCCCGAAGGCGGCAGCACCGGGTTGATCGTGCGCAACCAGTTGAACCTCAACGGCGGGCAAAACCAGGACCTGGGTGGGCGCTATGGTCTTGAAGCCAGCAGCAGCCTCGGCAACTGGACTCAAGCGGTGAACCTGCAACTGTCGCGACTGGGCGGTGTGGATAACCAGACCTATCACGCCGTGCATGAGCTCTATACCCAGCGTGAACTGGAAGGCAGCTTTGTGCGCCTGGGCTATTTCACCCCCACCTCCGAAGGGCTGACTCGCCAGCCGCGTTCCTTCGGCGCGAGTCCCGACACGGCGCTGGGCGTGATGTACGGCAGCTCCGACAGCCTGGCCATCAACCAGCCGACACCGGCGGTCTACCCGATCTACGTCACCGCCAATCGCCAGGGCTCGGTGGAGATCTACCGCAACGGTTTGCTGATCAATACGCAGGCGATGCCCGCAGGCCTGCAAACCCTCGACACGCGGCCGTTGCCCGGCGGTATCTATGAAGTGGAAGTGCGCCTGATCGAAGACGGCCAGATCACCTCCAGCACCCAGGAACTGGTCTACAAGCCGAATAACTGGCGCAACCACGACGAGCAATGGCGCTACAACCTGTTCGCCGGGCGTGAATCCAAATTTCTCAGCAACTGGGACGATCAGAACGACGGCGACATGACGGCCGGTGCCGCCTTCAACTTTCTGCTGCACCCGCGAGTCATCCTCGGCCTGTCGGGTCGACAGGTGCGTGACAGCCTGCAATACGGCACCTCGGTCGATTGGGCCGTCGTCAACAATGCCAGCGTCTATGCCAATGTCTACAAGACCGAGGACCACGGCACCGGTTTCGACGTGCAGGGGCTTTATTCCTACGGCAGCGGCAGCATCGTCGCCAGCCACAACCGCAGCTGGCTCGACACGACCCGGCTCTACGACACGCTGCCGGACGGCACGCGAGTACGACAGCGCAACGTGTTTATCGGCCAGACCAGCAACTCGTCGTTGTCGCTGAACCATCGGCTCACCAGCAAAAGTTCGGTCAATGCCAGGGTGTCCCACAGCGAGGGCAACACCGAAGGCGTCGGCGTGGATCTGGGGTGGAGCCAGCGCGGCCGATTGTTCGGCAGCGACGCCAACTGGCGCTTGTCGCTGTTCGACAGGCCGGGCAGTTTCAGCTCGGGCAATGACCGCAATCGTGGCGTCGACCTGAGCGTCAACATCGCCCTGGGCGGGCCGGGCGAACAGATCTCCGGCAGCATCGGCACCCGCACCGATCGCGATGGCGGGCGGGATAACAATGCCTCGGTCACCTACCGCAAAGACTTGCAGGATCACCTGCTGCAAAGCGTTTCCGCCACAGCAATCACCGACACCTATGGCATCGGTATGAACGCGATGGCGACGATGCAATCGGAGCGGGTCAACGCTGACGGTTTTATCCAGCGCTCCTCATTCAACAACGACTTCACCGGTGGCTTGAACCTCGACAGCACCGTCGCCGTCGGTGGACAAAAAATGGTCGTGACCAGCCAGTACCACCGCAACGGTGCCGGCATGATCATCGATGTCGAATCGGACATCGACGACATTGCCCTGCGTGCCGACGACTTGAGCGGTGGCAGCGCGGTGCTCAGGCCGGGGCGCAACTTCGTGCCAATCACCGCTTACAAGAGCAGCTCGGTCAGTTTCGATTTCGAGGGTAATCACGTGCCGGCCGCGACCATCCAGCCGGCCCGCTCCAGCTATCACCTGAACAAGGGCGGCGTCGAGTATCGCCAGGTTCGCGTGATGAAAACCCTCACCGTGCTCGGTCGTCTGGTGGACTACCAAGGCAGCCCGCTCAAGGGCCACCACATCATCAACCACGCCAGCCGTGGGGTCAGTGAAGTGGACGGCTTCTTCTCCATGGAAATGAACGCCGGTTCACCGACCCTGGAAGTGCGCCACGGCAACCAGTTGCTGTGCCAGTTCCGGCTCGACCCGAGCCGTGGCCGCACGGAAAACAATGTGCTGATGATCGGCGACCTGCGTTGCACGCCGGATACGTTGGCTGACGCAGCGACAGGGACGCCGACGGCAGGCTGA
- a CDS encoding CS1 type fimbrial major subunit, which produces MFKKFAIAVPMTLLALSASMAFAADESRTSINITAEIPSKVFHAQPVDLNFGKDERMQYQIGAGTLSEVRGTFDIQHTNGSVGAYVVGGPTPLFNGNATLNIPLTYTFNGTVLTADSQEVVGDTESNGGMRADLVITADKPGNNQVGIYTANPVVMFDAIPRI; this is translated from the coding sequence ATGTTCAAGAAGTTTGCAATCGCCGTTCCGATGACCCTCCTGGCCCTGAGTGCTTCGATGGCGTTCGCTGCGGATGAATCGCGCACCTCCATCAACATCACTGCGGAAATCCCGAGCAAAGTGTTTCACGCTCAACCCGTGGACCTGAACTTCGGTAAAGACGAAAGAATGCAATACCAAATTGGCGCCGGCACCCTGTCGGAGGTCCGTGGCACCTTTGATATCCAGCACACCAATGGCTCGGTGGGCGCTTACGTCGTCGGCGGCCCGACCCCGCTGTTCAACGGTAATGCGACCTTGAACATTCCGCTGACCTACACCTTCAACGGCACCGTACTGACTGCCGATTCGCAGGAAGTGGTCGGCGATACCGAGTCCAACGGTGGCATGCGCGCAGACCTGGTGATTACGGCCGACAAGCCGGGCAACAATCAGGTGGGTATTTACACCGCCAACCCCGTCGTCATGTTTGATGCCATTCCGCGCATCTGA